Proteins encoded by one window of Ramlibacter tataouinensis:
- a CDS encoding FAD assembly factor SdhE, protein MGEALLDEHAVGKLRWRCRRGMLENDLLLERFFARHGNRLTPGQGAVLEELMQLSDNELMDLLLRRREPAGELDRSEVRGLLELLRAPAPPRTI, encoded by the coding sequence ATGGGCGAAGCCCTGCTCGACGAACACGCGGTCGGCAAGCTGCGCTGGCGCTGCCGCCGCGGCATGCTGGAGAACGACCTGCTGCTCGAGCGCTTCTTCGCCCGCCACGGCAACCGGCTCACGCCCGGCCAGGGCGCGGTGCTGGAGGAACTGATGCAGCTGTCGGACAATGAATTGATGGACCTGCTGCTGCGCCGGCGCGAGCCCGCCGGCGAGCTCGACCGCAGCGAGGTGCGCGGGTTGCTGGAGCTGCTGCGCGCGCCAGCCCCGCCGCGAACGATTTGA
- a CDS encoding succinate dehydrogenase iron-sulfur subunit, whose product MQKRTFQIYRYDPDKDAKPYMQTVEIELDGNERMLLDALMKLKAQDPTLSFRRSCREGVCGSDAMNINGKNGLACLTNMRTLKDPIVLKPLPGLPVVRDLIVDMTDFFKQYHSIKPYLINDSIPPEKERLQSPTEREELDGLYECILCASCSTACPSFWWNPDKFVGPAGLLQAYRFLADSRDQATSERLDNLEDPYRLFRCRTIMNCTDVCPKGLNPAQAIGKIKELMVRRAV is encoded by the coding sequence ATGCAGAAACGCACCTTCCAGATCTATCGCTACGACCCCGACAAGGACGCCAAGCCGTACATGCAGACGGTGGAGATCGAGCTGGACGGCAACGAGCGCATGCTGCTGGACGCACTGATGAAGCTCAAAGCGCAGGACCCCACCCTGTCGTTCCGGCGCTCCTGCCGCGAGGGCGTGTGCGGCTCGGACGCCATGAACATCAACGGCAAGAACGGGCTGGCCTGCCTGACCAACATGCGCACGCTGAAGGACCCGATCGTCCTGAAGCCGCTGCCGGGCCTGCCGGTGGTCCGCGACCTGATCGTGGACATGACCGACTTCTTCAAGCAGTACCACTCGATCAAGCCGTACCTGATCAACGACAGCATCCCGCCCGAGAAGGAGCGGCTGCAGTCGCCGACGGAGCGCGAGGAGCTCGACGGCCTGTACGAGTGCATCCTGTGCGCCAGCTGCTCCACCGCCTGCCCCAGCTTCTGGTGGAACCCGGACAAGTTCGTCGGCCCGGCCGGCCTGCTGCAGGCCTACCGGTTCCTGGCCGACAGCCGCGACCAGGCCACCAGCGAGCGGCTCGACAACCTGGAAGACCCCTACCGCCTGTTCCGCTGCCGCACCATCATGAACTGCACGGACGTCTGCCCCAAGGGGCTGAACCCGGCGCAGGCCATCGGCAAAATCAAGGAGCTGATGGTCCGCCGGGCCGTCTGA
- the sdhA gene encoding succinate dehydrogenase flavoprotein subunit, producing the protein MRASLQLARAGLNVAVLSKVFPTRSHTVAAQGGIGASLGNMSEDNWHYHFYDTVKGGDWLGDQDAIEFMCREAPKVVYDLEHMGMPFDRNPDGTIYQRPFGGHTANYGEKPVQRACAAADRTGHAMLHTLYQQNVKARTSFFVEWMALDLIRDAEGDVVGVTALEMETGDLHILEARTTLLATGGAGRIFAASTNAFINTGDGMGMAARAGIPLQDMEFWQFHPTGVAGAGVLLTEGCRGEGAILLNSNGERFMERYAPTLKDLAPRDFVSRSMDQEIKEGRGCGPNKDYVLLKLDHLGADTIHKRLPSVYEIGVNFANVDITREPIPVVPTIHYQMGGVPTNIHGQVVVQEGGVHNQVVNGLYAVGECSCVSVHGANRLGTNSLLDLLVFGRAAGDHIVESLRHGRAHKPLPADAADRTLARLARLDAAKSGEYAQDVANDMRASMQKHAGVFRTQASMDEGVVRIAELRERVKAIALKDNSMVFNTARVEALEVENLIECAQATMVSAAARKECRGAHTVSDYERPADDPQAPLGRDDANWMKHTLWHSASNSLSYKPVNLKPLTVESVPPKVRTF; encoded by the coding sequence ATGCGCGCTTCGTTGCAGCTGGCGCGCGCCGGCCTCAACGTGGCCGTGCTGTCCAAGGTCTTCCCCACCCGGTCGCACACGGTGGCCGCCCAGGGCGGCATCGGCGCCTCGCTGGGCAACATGTCCGAGGACAACTGGCACTACCACTTCTACGACACGGTCAAGGGCGGCGACTGGCTCGGCGACCAGGACGCGATCGAGTTCATGTGCCGCGAGGCGCCGAAGGTCGTCTATGACCTCGAGCACATGGGCATGCCGTTCGACCGCAACCCCGACGGCACGATCTACCAGCGCCCGTTCGGCGGCCACACCGCCAACTACGGCGAAAAGCCCGTGCAGCGCGCCTGCGCCGCGGCCGACCGCACCGGGCACGCCATGCTGCACACGCTGTACCAGCAGAACGTCAAGGCCCGCACCAGCTTCTTCGTCGAGTGGATGGCGCTCGACCTGATCCGCGACGCCGAGGGCGACGTGGTCGGCGTCACCGCGCTGGAGATGGAAACCGGCGACCTGCACATCCTGGAAGCCCGCACCACGCTGCTGGCCACCGGCGGCGCCGGCCGCATCTTCGCGGCCTCGACCAATGCCTTCATCAACACCGGCGACGGCATGGGCATGGCGGCGCGCGCCGGCATCCCGCTGCAGGACATGGAGTTCTGGCAGTTCCACCCGACCGGCGTGGCCGGCGCCGGCGTGCTGCTGACCGAGGGCTGCCGCGGCGAAGGCGCCATCCTGCTCAACAGCAATGGCGAGCGCTTCATGGAGCGCTACGCGCCCACGCTGAAGGACCTGGCGCCGCGCGACTTCGTCTCCCGCTCGATGGACCAGGAGATCAAGGAAGGCCGAGGCTGCGGCCCGAACAAGGACTACGTGCTGCTCAAGCTCGACCACCTGGGCGCCGACACCATCCACAAGCGCCTGCCCTCGGTCTACGAGATCGGCGTCAACTTCGCCAACGTGGACATCACCCGCGAGCCGATCCCGGTGGTGCCGACCATCCACTACCAGATGGGCGGCGTTCCCACCAACATCCACGGCCAGGTGGTGGTCCAGGAAGGCGGCGTGCACAACCAGGTGGTCAACGGCCTGTACGCGGTGGGCGAGTGCTCCTGCGTCAGCGTGCACGGCGCCAACCGGCTGGGCACCAACTCGCTGCTGGACCTGCTGGTGTTCGGCCGCGCCGCCGGCGACCACATCGTCGAATCCCTCCGCCATGGCAGGGCTCACAAGCCGCTGCCCGCCGATGCCGCCGATCGCACGCTGGCGCGCCTGGCGCGCCTGGATGCGGCCAAGTCGGGCGAATACGCGCAGGACGTGGCCAACGACATGCGCGCTTCCATGCAGAAGCACGCCGGCGTGTTCCGCACCCAGGCCAGCATGGACGAGGGCGTGGTGCGCATCGCCGAGCTGCGCGAACGCGTCAAGGCCATCGCGCTGAAGGACAACTCGATGGTCTTCAACACTGCCCGCGTCGAGGCGCTGGAGGTGGAGAACCTGATCGAGTGCGCCCAGGCCACCATGGTGTCGGCGGCCGCGCGCAAGGAATGCCGCGGCGCCCACACGGTCAGCGACTACGAGCGGCCGGCCGACGACCCGCAGGCGCCGCTCGGCCGCGACGACGCCAACTGGATGAAGCACACGCTGTGGCACAGCGCCAGCAACAGCCTGAGCTACAAGCCGGTGAACCTGAAGCCGCTGACCGTGGAGTCGGTTCCCCCGAAGGTCCGTACCTTCTGA
- the sdhD gene encoding succinate dehydrogenase, hydrophobic membrane anchor protein, with protein sequence MAVNYGSRRSVTGAHYGLRDWLSQRITAVLMAIFTVIVLAQVLFSSGPIGYDSWAGIFASQWMKVLTFAVIVALAWHAWVGMRDVVMDYIKPVGLRLVLQVFVIVWLIGCAGWAMQVLWRI encoded by the coding sequence ATGGCAGTCAACTACGGATCCCGCCGCAGCGTCACCGGTGCGCATTACGGCCTGCGCGACTGGCTCAGCCAGCGCATCACCGCCGTCCTGATGGCGATCTTCACGGTCATCGTGCTGGCGCAAGTGCTGTTCAGCAGCGGCCCCATCGGCTACGACAGCTGGGCCGGCATCTTCGCCAGCCAGTGGATGAAGGTGCTGACCTTCGCCGTGATCGTCGCGCTGGCCTGGCACGCCTGGGTCGGCATGCGCGACGTGGTGATGGACTACATCAAGCCGGTGGGGCTGCGCCTGGTCCTGCAGGTGTTCGTGATCGTTTGGCTCATCGGCTGTGCCGGCTGGGCCATGCAAGTGCTCTGGAGGATTTGA
- the sdhC gene encoding succinate dehydrogenase, cytochrome b556 subunit, with product MSVAQKPRPEFRNINAFRDLTTYRLPAPGRVSILHRISGALMFVLLPFIIWMFDTSVSSELSFARFTAAFSSGIGFVPGWFVKLVALGLIWSYLHHFIAGVRHVWMDISHDAVTKQRGGFSAKVTLVLAVVLTVVLGLKLYGVY from the coding sequence ATGTCCGTTGCCCAGAAGCCGCGCCCGGAATTCCGGAACATCAACGCATTCAGGGACCTGACCACCTACCGCCTGCCGGCGCCCGGTCGCGTGTCCATCCTGCACCGCATCAGCGGCGCGCTGATGTTCGTGCTGCTGCCCTTCATCATCTGGATGTTCGACACCTCGGTGTCATCGGAACTTTCGTTTGCCCGCTTCACGGCCGCCTTCAGCAGTGGCATCGGCTTCGTGCCGGGCTGGTTCGTCAAGCTGGTTGCCCTGGGCCTGATCTGGTCCTACCTGCACCACTTCATCGCCGGCGTCCGCCACGTCTGGATGGACATCAGCCACGACGCGGTCACCAAGCAGCGCGGCGGCTTCTCGGCCAAGGTCACGCTGGTGCTGGCCGTGGTCCTCACGGTCGTGCTGGGCCTCAAGCTGTACGGCGTGTACTGA
- a CDS encoding GntR family transcriptional regulator: protein MPALPPIDDTAAESAPGLAGPAFSPLYQQIKTLILRSLQAGEWKPGEAIPSEMDLAARFRVSQGTVRKAIDELAADNLLVRRQGKGTFVATHAEQHVQYRFLKLVPDNGDRDAGGAAERAILECRRTRASAEVARALGLRTSDAVVQVRRVLSFAGEPTILEDLWLPGAAFKGLGAEQMAGYQGATYAMFELEFGVRMVRAEEKLRAVAADDQQAQLLRVPRGTPLLSVERIAYTYNDVPMELRRGLYRTDSRHYRNELN, encoded by the coding sequence ATGCCCGCCCTGCCCCCCATCGACGACACCGCAGCCGAGAGTGCGCCGGGCCTGGCGGGGCCGGCGTTCAGCCCGCTGTACCAGCAGATCAAGACCCTGATCCTGCGCAGCCTGCAGGCCGGCGAATGGAAGCCGGGCGAGGCCATCCCGAGCGAGATGGACCTGGCCGCGCGCTTTCGCGTCAGCCAGGGCACGGTGCGCAAGGCCATCGACGAGCTGGCCGCCGACAACCTGCTGGTGCGCCGCCAGGGCAAGGGCACTTTCGTGGCGACGCACGCCGAGCAGCACGTGCAGTACCGGTTCCTCAAGCTGGTGCCCGACAACGGCGACCGCGACGCCGGCGGCGCGGCCGAGCGCGCCATCCTGGAGTGCCGGCGCACGCGCGCCTCGGCCGAGGTGGCCCGCGCGCTCGGGTTGCGCACCTCCGACGCCGTGGTGCAGGTGCGCCGCGTGCTGTCGTTCGCCGGCGAGCCCACCATCCTGGAAGACCTCTGGCTGCCGGGCGCGGCCTTCAAGGGCCTGGGCGCCGAGCAGATGGCCGGCTACCAGGGCGCGACCTACGCCATGTTCGAGCTGGAATTCGGCGTGCGCATGGTGCGCGCCGAGGAGAAGCTGCGTGCCGTGGCCGCCGACGACCAGCAGGCGCAGCTGCTGCGGGTGCCGCGCGGCACGCCGCTGCTGAGCGTGGAGCGCATCGCCTACACCTACAACGACGTGCCGATGGAACTGCGCCGCGGGCTGTACCGCACCGACAGCCGGCACTACCGCAACGAGCTGAATTGA
- a CDS encoding malate dehydrogenase translates to MSKKPVRVAVTGAAGQIGYALLFRIASGEMLGKDQPVILQLLEIPDEKAQKALKGVMMELEDCAFPLLAGMEAHADPMAAFKDTDYALLVGARPRGPGMERADLLAANAQIFTAQGKALDKVASRNVKVLVVGNPANTNAYIAMKSAPSLPRENFTAMLRLDHNRAASQIAAKTGGKVGEIEKLTVWGNHSPTMYADYRFATIGGKSVKDAINDQVWNADVFLPTVGKRGAAIIEARGLSSAASAANAAIDHMRDWALGSNGKWVTMGVPSNGDYGIPKDVMFGFPVTTKDGKYEIVKGLEIDAFSQERINKTLQELQDEQAGVAHLL, encoded by the coding sequence ATGAGCAAGAAGCCCGTCCGCGTCGCCGTCACCGGCGCCGCCGGCCAGATCGGTTACGCCCTGCTGTTCCGCATCGCCTCCGGCGAGATGCTGGGCAAGGACCAGCCCGTGATCCTGCAGCTGCTCGAGATTCCGGATGAGAAGGCCCAAAAGGCGCTCAAGGGCGTGATGATGGAACTGGAGGACTGCGCGTTCCCGCTGCTGGCCGGCATGGAAGCCCACGCCGACCCGATGGCCGCCTTCAAGGACACCGACTACGCCCTGCTGGTGGGTGCCCGCCCGCGCGGCCCCGGCATGGAGCGCGCCGACCTGCTGGCCGCCAACGCCCAGATCTTCACCGCCCAGGGCAAGGCGCTGGACAAGGTGGCCTCGCGCAACGTCAAGGTGCTGGTGGTCGGCAACCCGGCCAACACCAACGCCTACATCGCCATGAAGAGCGCGCCTTCGCTGCCGCGCGAGAACTTCACGGCCATGCTGCGCCTGGACCACAACCGCGCCGCCTCGCAGATTGCTGCCAAGACCGGCGGCAAGGTCGGCGAGATCGAGAAGCTGACGGTGTGGGGCAACCACTCGCCCACCATGTACGCCGACTACCGCTTCGCCACCATCGGCGGCAAGAGCGTCAAGGACGCGATCAACGACCAGGTCTGGAACGCCGACGTGTTCCTGCCCACCGTGGGCAAGCGCGGCGCTGCCATCATCGAGGCGCGCGGCCTCTCGTCCGCCGCCTCGGCCGCCAATGCCGCCATCGACCACATGCGCGACTGGGCGCTGGGCAGCAACGGCAAGTGGGTCACCATGGGCGTGCCCTCCAACGGCGACTACGGCATCCCCAAGGACGTGATGTTCGGCTTCCCCGTCACCACCAAGGACGGCAAGTACGAGATCGTCAAGGGTCTCGAGATCGACGCCTTCAGCCAGGAGCGCATCAACAAGACGCTCCAGGAGCTGCAGGACGAGCAGGCCGGCGTCGCCCACCTGCTCTGA
- a CDS encoding HpcH/HpaI aldolase/citrate lyase family protein translates to MKQHPRAILLGAQARTGGLPVCDHYSGVEARMRKSLQLQAELAQEFGACVFDVSLDCEDGAPVGREAEHAELVTELVLGAAAGARVAVRVHPVDHPAFAQDVQTIVGRAGARLAHVMVPKVESLRDVEIAVRALDAAGAPQLPLHALVESPAAVHRAFDIAGHPRIESLSFGLMDFVSAHGGAIPEEGMGAQGQFTHPLVVRAKLEIASACHAHGKVPSHCVVTEFKDAQAMETAARRARSEFGYTRMWSIHPDQIRPILKAMSPSEGEIAQAARLLQQAESADWAPISFDGKLHDRASYRFHWQVLERAHATGARLPAQAQPWFAGP, encoded by the coding sequence GTGAAGCAGCACCCCCGCGCGATCCTCCTCGGCGCCCAGGCGCGCACCGGCGGCCTGCCGGTGTGCGACCACTACAGCGGCGTCGAGGCGAGGATGCGCAAGAGCCTGCAGCTGCAGGCGGAGCTGGCGCAGGAGTTCGGCGCCTGTGTGTTCGACGTCTCGCTCGACTGCGAAGACGGCGCCCCGGTCGGCCGCGAGGCCGAGCACGCCGAGCTCGTCACCGAGCTGGTGCTGGGCGCCGCTGCCGGCGCCCGGGTGGCCGTGCGGGTCCATCCGGTGGACCACCCGGCCTTCGCGCAGGACGTGCAGACCATCGTCGGCCGCGCCGGCGCACGCCTGGCGCACGTGATGGTGCCCAAGGTGGAGTCCCTGCGCGATGTCGAGATCGCCGTGCGTGCGCTGGATGCCGCCGGTGCGCCGCAGCTGCCGCTGCATGCGCTGGTCGAGTCGCCGGCCGCGGTGCACCGGGCCTTCGACATCGCCGGCCATCCGCGCATCGAGTCGCTCAGCTTCGGGCTAATGGACTTCGTGTCGGCCCACGGCGGCGCCATCCCGGAAGAGGGCATGGGCGCACAGGGCCAGTTCACGCATCCGCTGGTCGTGCGCGCCAAGCTGGAGATCGCTTCGGCCTGCCACGCGCACGGCAAGGTGCCCTCGCACTGCGTGGTGACCGAGTTCAAGGATGCCCAGGCGATGGAGACCGCCGCCCGGCGCGCCAGGTCGGAGTTCGGCTACACCCGCATGTGGAGCATCCACCCGGACCAGATCCGGCCCATCCTGAAGGCGATGTCGCCCAGCGAAGGCGAGATCGCCCAGGCGGCGCGCCTGCTGCAGCAGGCCGAGAGCGCCGACTGGGCGCCGATCAGCTTCGACGGCAAGCTGCACGACCGCGCCAGCTACCGCTTCCACTGGCAGGTGCTGGAGCGCGCCCATGCCACCGGCGCGCGGCTGCCGGCGCAGGCGCAGCCCTGGTTTGCCGGACCCTGA
- the acnB gene encoding bifunctional aconitate hydratase 2/2-methylisocitrate dehydratase, protein MLQAYVNHVAERAALGIPPLPLTAQQTAELIDLLKKPGTAEADFLLDLITNRVPAGVDDAAKVKASYLAAVAHGSEKCLIISRAKAIELLGTMLGGYNIGPLIELLDDAEVGAVAAEALKKTLLMFDQFHDVKEKADKGNANAKAVLQSWADAEWFTSRPEVPKSLTVTVFKVPGETNTDDLSPAPDAWSRPDIPLHALAMLKNKREGAPFQPEEDGKRGPVKFLEELKAKGHAVAYVGDVVGTGSSRKSATNSVLWWTGEDIPFVPNKRFGGVCLGGKIAPIFYNTMEDAGALPIELDVSKMEMGDVIELRPYEGQALKNGAVIATFQVKSEVLFDEVRAGGRIPLIIGRGLTAKAREALGLPPSTLFRLPQAPQDSGKGFTLAQKMVGRACGLPEGQGIRPGTYCEPKMTSVGSQDTTGPMTRDELKDLACLGFSADLVMQSFCHTAAYPKPVDVKMHHELPDFISTRGGVALRPGDGVIHSWLNRLLLPDTVGTGGDSHTRFPIGISFPAGSGLVAFAAATGVMPLDMPESVLVRFKGQMQPGVTLRDLVNAIPLYAIKQGLLTVAKAGKKNIFSGRILEIEGLPDLKVEQAFELSDASAERSAAACTVHLNKEPIVEYITSNVTLMRWMIANGYADARTLGRRIAAQEAWLKDPQLLKADADAEYAAVIEIDLADITEPIVACPNDPDDVKTLSDVAGAKIDEVFIGSCMTNIGHFRAASKLLEGKRDIPVKLWVAPPTKMDQKQLTEEGHYGVLGTAGARMEMPGCSLCMGNQAQVKEGATVFSTSTRNFPNRLGKNSNVYLGSAELAAICSRLGRIPTREEYMADIGVINANGDKIYQYMNFDRIDDFRKVADTVPA, encoded by the coding sequence ATGCTGCAAGCCTATGTGAACCACGTGGCCGAGCGCGCGGCGCTCGGCATCCCGCCGCTGCCGTTGACCGCGCAACAGACCGCGGAACTGATCGATCTGCTGAAGAAGCCCGGCACCGCCGAGGCCGACTTCCTGCTGGACCTGATCACGAACCGGGTGCCGGCCGGCGTGGACGATGCCGCCAAGGTCAAGGCCAGCTACCTGGCCGCCGTGGCGCACGGCAGCGAGAAGTGCCTGATCATCAGCCGCGCCAAGGCCATCGAGCTGCTGGGCACCATGCTGGGCGGCTACAACATCGGCCCGCTGATCGAGCTGCTGGACGACGCGGAGGTCGGCGCCGTCGCGGCCGAGGCGCTGAAGAAGACGCTGCTGATGTTCGACCAGTTCCACGACGTCAAGGAAAAGGCCGACAAGGGCAATGCCAACGCCAAGGCCGTGCTGCAAAGCTGGGCCGACGCCGAATGGTTCACCAGCCGCCCCGAAGTGCCCAAGAGCCTGACCGTCACCGTGTTCAAGGTGCCGGGCGAGACCAACACCGACGACCTGTCGCCGGCGCCGGACGCCTGGAGCCGCCCCGACATCCCGCTGCACGCGCTGGCCATGCTGAAGAACAAGCGCGAGGGCGCGCCGTTCCAGCCGGAGGAAGACGGCAAGCGCGGCCCCGTGAAGTTCCTGGAGGAGCTCAAGGCCAAGGGCCACGCCGTGGCCTACGTCGGCGACGTGGTCGGCACCGGTTCCTCGCGCAAGTCGGCCACCAACAGCGTGCTGTGGTGGACCGGCGAGGACATCCCGTTCGTGCCGAACAAGCGCTTCGGCGGGGTCTGCCTGGGCGGCAAGATCGCTCCGATCTTCTACAACACCATGGAAGACGCGGGCGCGCTGCCGATCGAGCTGGACGTCTCGAAGATGGAAATGGGCGACGTGATCGAGCTGCGCCCCTACGAAGGCCAGGCGCTGAAGAACGGCGCCGTGATCGCCACCTTCCAGGTCAAGAGCGAGGTGCTGTTCGACGAAGTGCGCGCCGGCGGTCGCATCCCGCTGATCATCGGTCGCGGCCTGACCGCCAAGGCGCGCGAGGCGCTGGGCCTGCCGCCGTCCACCCTGTTCCGGCTGCCGCAAGCGCCGCAGGACAGCGGCAAGGGCTTCACCCTGGCGCAGAAGATGGTGGGGCGCGCCTGCGGCCTGCCGGAAGGCCAGGGCATCCGCCCGGGCACCTACTGCGAGCCGAAGATGACCTCGGTGGGCTCGCAGGACACCACCGGCCCGATGACGCGCGACGAACTGAAGGACCTGGCCTGCCTGGGCTTCAGCGCCGACCTGGTGATGCAGTCGTTCTGCCACACCGCCGCCTATCCGAAGCCGGTGGACGTGAAGATGCACCACGAGCTGCCGGACTTCATCTCCACCCGCGGCGGCGTCGCGCTGCGACCGGGCGACGGCGTGATCCACAGCTGGCTCAACCGCCTGCTGCTGCCCGACACCGTGGGCACCGGCGGCGATTCGCACACGCGCTTCCCGATCGGCATCAGCTTCCCGGCCGGCTCCGGCCTGGTGGCCTTCGCCGCTGCCACCGGCGTGATGCCGCTGGACATGCCCGAGAGCGTGCTGGTGCGCTTCAAGGGCCAGATGCAGCCGGGCGTCACGCTGCGCGACCTGGTCAACGCGATCCCGCTGTACGCCATCAAGCAGGGCCTGCTGACGGTGGCCAAGGCCGGCAAGAAGAACATCTTCTCCGGCCGCATCCTCGAGATCGAGGGTCTGCCCGACCTGAAGGTGGAGCAGGCGTTCGAGCTGTCCGACGCCTCGGCCGAGCGCTCGGCCGCCGCCTGCACAGTGCACCTGAACAAGGAGCCGATCGTCGAGTACATCACCAGCAACGTCACCTTGATGCGCTGGATGATCGCCAACGGCTACGCCGACGCCCGCACCCTGGGCCGCCGCATCGCGGCGCAGGAAGCCTGGCTGAAGGACCCGCAACTGCTCAAGGCCGACGCCGACGCCGAGTACGCGGCGGTGATCGAGATCGACCTGGCCGACATCACCGAGCCGATCGTGGCCTGCCCGAACGACCCGGATGACGTGAAGACGCTGTCCGACGTGGCCGGCGCGAAGATCGACGAGGTCTTCATTGGCTCGTGCATGACCAACATCGGCCACTTCCGCGCCGCGTCCAAGCTGCTGGAGGGCAAGCGCGACATCCCGGTCAAGCTGTGGGTGGCGCCGCCGACCAAGATGGACCAGAAGCAGCTCACCGAGGAAGGCCACTACGGCGTGCTCGGCACGGCCGGCGCCCGCATGGAGATGCCCGGCTGCTCGCTGTGCATGGGCAACCAGGCGCAGGTCAAGGAAGGTGCGACCGTGTTCTCCACCTCGACCCGCAACTTCCCCAACCGGCTGGGCAAGAACAGCAACGTCTACCTGGGCAGCGCCGAGCTGGCCGCCATCTGCTCGCGCCTGGGCCGCATTCCCACGCGCGAGGAGTACATGGCCGACATCGGCGTGATCAACGCCAACGGCGACAAGATCTACCAGTACATGAACTTCGACCGCATCGACGACTTCCGCAAGGTCGCCGACACGGTGCCGGCGTAA
- a CDS encoding pyridoxamine 5'-phosphate oxidase family protein, which translates to MSKDKTPHQRLWEMIKDIRFGMLTHRHGDGALHAHPLTTLNQGLGEQAILYFFISRRTELGQRLRMDGNVNVSYADPHQDHYVSVSGQATISDDADARRRLFNPLAKAWFPGGPDDPELELVEVHITHAEFWDIRESKPTQLFKLAAAAVSGERPTIGEHCEVLV; encoded by the coding sequence ATGAGCAAGGACAAGACCCCCCACCAGCGCCTGTGGGAGATGATCAAGGACATCCGGTTCGGCATGCTGACGCACCGGCACGGCGACGGCGCGCTGCATGCCCACCCGCTCACCACCTTGAACCAGGGGCTGGGCGAGCAGGCGATCCTGTACTTCTTCATCTCGCGCCGCACCGAGCTGGGCCAGCGGCTGCGCATGGACGGCAACGTCAATGTCTCCTACGCCGACCCGCACCAGGACCACTACGTCTCGGTCAGCGGCCAGGCGACGATCAGCGACGACGCCGACGCGCGACGGCGCCTGTTCAACCCGCTGGCCAAGGCCTGGTTCCCTGGCGGCCCGGACGACCCCGAGCTGGAACTGGTGGAGGTGCACATCACCCACGCCGAGTTCTGGGACATCCGCGAGAGCAAGCCGACCCAGTTGTTCAAGCTGGCGGCCGCCGCCGTGAGCGGCGAGCGCCCCACCATCGGCGAGCACTGCGAAGTGCTGGTGTGA